One stretch of Oncorhynchus gorbuscha isolate QuinsamMale2020 ecotype Even-year linkage group LG21, OgorEven_v1.0, whole genome shotgun sequence DNA includes these proteins:
- the mblac1 gene encoding metallo-beta-lactamase domain-containing protein 1, translating to MEATETNYACNSSEFRRSELSDTELEIVGQPYSISVLKVGYCLSEQDGSFRADGTITLLTGPRTILVDTGGPWDRDFLVKRLKDKRLDPGDISMVVGTHGHSDHVGNLGLFPGATIVVGCDISEGDRYLPNQLSEGQPYPIDEHVSIVPTPGHTGRDVSLLVKGTTMGTVLVAGDLFERCTDDDSWRELSENPAVQEASRQEALRTSDVIIPGHGLPFRIHREEVDGRSG from the exons ATGGAAGCGACTGAAACAAATTATGCATGTAACAGTAGTGAGTTTAGAAGAAGCGAGTTATCAGACACAGAACTCGAGATTGTGGGACAACCCTACTCAATCTCGGTGCTCAAAGTAGGCTATTGTCTGTCCGAACAGGACGGTTCTTTTCGAGCAGACGGGACTATCACTCTTCTAACGGGACCTAGAACTATTCTAGTAGACACCGGAGGACCGTGGGACCGGGACTTTCTAGTGAAACGGCTGAAGGATAAGCGATTAGACCCGGGTGATATCAGCATGGTGGTGGGGACACATGGCCACTCCGACCATGTTGGTAATCTGGGGCTGTTTCCAGGGGCAACAATAGTTGTGGGGTGTGACATCAGTGAGGGGGATAGGTACCTTCCTAACCAGCTGTCTGAGGGGCAACCCTATCCTATTGATGAACAT GTGTCAATAGTACCCACTCCAGGCCACACAGGGCGTGATGTGAGCCTTCTTGTGAAGGGAACCACAATGGGCACGGTGCTTGTTGCCGGGGACCTATTTGAACGCTGCACTGATGACGACAGTTGGAGAGAATTGAGTGAGAATCCTGCAGTTCAGGAGGCCAGCCGACAAGAGGCGCTACGCACCTCTGATGTCATCATCCCGGGACACGGGTTGCCGTTCAGGATCCACAGggaggaggtggatggacgctCCGGGTAG